In Doryrhamphus excisus isolate RoL2022-K1 chromosome 21, RoL_Dexc_1.0, whole genome shotgun sequence, a single genomic region encodes these proteins:
- the LOC131109046 gene encoding regulator of MON1-CCZ1 complex-like isoform X1, whose amino-acid sequence MSGEHYLELCDNPVQFENASSVNNVFFDEANKQVFAVRSGGATGVVVKGPDDKSSVAFRMDDKGEVKCIKFSIGNKILAVQRTSKSVDFINFIPDYPHTEFTHECKMKNANLLGFCWTNWNEIVFISDQGIEFYQVFPDKRTVKLLKSHSINVNWYQYCPETAVILLSTTVQGNVLQPFAFRTGSMSKMSKFEIELPVVPKPAKLSLSERDVAMATIYSQLYVMYLKHHSRTANSPSAEVVLYHLAREGVCKKTHVLKLNTTGKFALNIVDNLVVVHHQSTQTSLIFDIKLKESDGVISTHQPVLPARSIHPFSIPLAGPAVVPSQPPVPCQLYSSSWSVFQPDIIISASEGYLWYLHVKLTPTVNLLSDKGKLMDLLLRRRDCKMAILSVCSQLLEGEQKGSLPVVATVFDKLNQVYKDFLEAEQSYTAAMESGPARGSAAQKRPIRTQAVIDQSDMYTHVLSAFTERKGASHKFTIAVLMEYIRSLNHFQITVQHYLYELVIKTLVQHNLFYMLHQFLQYHVLTDSKPLACLLLSLESTYPPAHQLSLDMLKRLSTANDEIVEVLLSKQQVLAAVRFIRSVGAHDNMSARKFLDAARQTGDNMLFYTVFRSFQQRNQRLRGNPAFNTGEHCEEHVLHFTQLFGEQALMKTSTV is encoded by the exons ATGAGTGGCGAACACTACTTGGAACTTTGTGACAACCCCGTGCAGTTTGAAAATGCCTCAAGCGTCAACAACGTATTCTTCGATGAAGCCAACAAGCAG GTGTTCGCGGTGCGTTCAGGAGGCGCCACGGGGGTGGTGGTCAAAGGACCTGACGACAAGAGTTCCGTTGCCTTCAG GATGGACGACAAGGGAGAAGTAAAGTGCATCAAGTTCTCAATTGGAAACAAAATTTTGGCTGTGCAAAGAACGTCCAAGTCTGTG GACTTCATCAACTTCATTCCCGACTACCCTCACACAGAGTTCACACACGAGTGTAAG ATGAAGAACGCAAACCTTCTTGGCTTCTGCTGGACCAATTGGAACGAGATTGTCTTCATTAGCGACCAGGGCATCGAGTTCTATCAG gtgttTCCGGACAAGCGCACGGTCAAACTGCTCAAGAGCCACAGCATCAATGTCAACTGGTACCAGTACTGTCCCGAGACGGCCGTCATCCTGCTGTCCACCACAGTGCAAGGCAACGTCCTGCAGCCCTTCGCATTTCGG ACTGGGAGCATGTCCAAGATGTCCAAGTTTGAGATTGAGCTGCCTGTTGTTCCCAAGCCTGCCAAACTCAGCCTGTCAGAGAGGGacgttgccatggcgaccat TTATAGTCAGCTCTACGTGATGTACCTAAAACATCACTCCAGGACGGCCAACAGTCCCAGTGCAGAGGTGGTGCTCTACCATTTGGCAAG GGAGGGCGTGTGTAAGAAGACACACGTGTTGAAGTTGAACACAACAGGAAAGTTTGCACTTAACATTGTTGACAACCTGGTGGTGGTCCATCATCAGAGCACTCAG acgtCATTGATCTTCGACATCAAGTTGAAGGAGTCGGACGGCGTCATCAGTACGCATCAGCCTGTTCTACCTGCACGCTCCATACATCCCTTTAGCATCCCACTGGCAG GTCCAGCAGTGGTGCCCTCGCAGCCTCCTGTCCCGTGTCAACTAT ACTCGTCCTCCTGGAGCGTCTTCCAGCCTGACATCATCATCAGCGCTAGCGAAG GTTACCTGTGGTACCTTCACGTGAAGCTCACCCCCACCGTCAACCTGCTGAGTGACAAGGGCAAACTGATGGACTTGCTGTTGCGTCGCAGAGACTGCAAGATGGCCATCCTGTCCGTCTGCTCTCAGC TTCTGGAAGGTGAACAGAAGGGGAGTCTTCCTGTGGTGGCGACCGTCTTTGACAAGCTCAATCAGGTGTACAAGGACTTCCTGGAGGCGGAGCAAAGCTACACCGCG GCGATGGAGTCGGGGCCAGCGAGAGGCAGCGCCGCTCAGAAGCGACCAATCAGAACTCAAGCGGTCATCGACCAATCAGACATGTACACGCACGTCTTGTCTGCCTTTACGGAGAGAAAG GGTGCTAGCCACAAGTTCACCATTGCCGTATTGATGGAGTACATCCGCTCTTTAAACCATTTCCAGATCACCGTGCAG CATTATTTGTACGAGCTGGTCATCAAGACGTTGGTGCAGCACAACCTCTTCTACATGTTGCATCAGTTCCTCCAGTATCACGTCCTCACTGACTCCAAACCTCTG GCCTGCTTGCTTCTGTCTCTGGAAAGCACGTACCCACCTGCCCACCAGCTGTCACTTGACATGTTGAAG cGCCTGTCGACGGCCAACGACGAGATCGTGGAGGTTCTGTTGTCCAAGCAGCAGGTTCTGGCCGCAGTCAGGTTCATCCGCAGCGTTG GTGCTCATGACAACATGTCCGCCCGCAAGTTTCTGGATGCTGCTCGGCAGACTGGGGACAACATGTTGTTCTACACCGTCTTCAGGTCCTTCCAGCAGAGGAACCAGCGGCTCAGGGGAAACCCCGCCTTCAACACAG GAGAGCACTGCGAGGAACACGTGCTTCACTTCACTCAGCTGTTTGGTGAACAGGCGCTGATGAAGACCTCCACTGTCTGA
- the LOC131109046 gene encoding regulator of MON1-CCZ1 complex-like isoform X2, whose amino-acid sequence MKNANLLGFCWTNWNEIVFISDQGIEFYQVFPDKRTVKLLKSHSINVNWYQYCPETAVILLSTTVQGNVLQPFAFRTGSMSKMSKFEIELPVVPKPAKLSLSERDVAMATIYSQLYVMYLKHHSRTANSPSAEVVLYHLAREGVCKKTHVLKLNTTGKFALNIVDNLVVVHHQSTQTSLIFDIKLKESDGVISTHQPVLPARSIHPFSIPLAGPAVVPSQPPVPCQLYSSSWSVFQPDIIISASEGYLWYLHVKLTPTVNLLSDKGKLMDLLLRRRDCKMAILSVCSQLLEGEQKGSLPVVATVFDKLNQVYKDFLEAEQSYTAAMESGPARGSAAQKRPIRTQAVIDQSDMYTHVLSAFTERKGASHKFTIAVLMEYIRSLNHFQITVQHYLYELVIKTLVQHNLFYMLHQFLQYHVLTDSKPLACLLLSLESTYPPAHQLSLDMLKRLSTANDEIVEVLLSKQQVLAAVRFIRSVGAHDNMSARKFLDAARQTGDNMLFYTVFRSFQQRNQRLRGNPAFNTGEHCEEHVLHFTQLFGEQALMKTSTV is encoded by the exons ATGAAGAACGCAAACCTTCTTGGCTTCTGCTGGACCAATTGGAACGAGATTGTCTTCATTAGCGACCAGGGCATCGAGTTCTATCAG gtgttTCCGGACAAGCGCACGGTCAAACTGCTCAAGAGCCACAGCATCAATGTCAACTGGTACCAGTACTGTCCCGAGACGGCCGTCATCCTGCTGTCCACCACAGTGCAAGGCAACGTCCTGCAGCCCTTCGCATTTCGG ACTGGGAGCATGTCCAAGATGTCCAAGTTTGAGATTGAGCTGCCTGTTGTTCCCAAGCCTGCCAAACTCAGCCTGTCAGAGAGGGacgttgccatggcgaccat TTATAGTCAGCTCTACGTGATGTACCTAAAACATCACTCCAGGACGGCCAACAGTCCCAGTGCAGAGGTGGTGCTCTACCATTTGGCAAG GGAGGGCGTGTGTAAGAAGACACACGTGTTGAAGTTGAACACAACAGGAAAGTTTGCACTTAACATTGTTGACAACCTGGTGGTGGTCCATCATCAGAGCACTCAG acgtCATTGATCTTCGACATCAAGTTGAAGGAGTCGGACGGCGTCATCAGTACGCATCAGCCTGTTCTACCTGCACGCTCCATACATCCCTTTAGCATCCCACTGGCAG GTCCAGCAGTGGTGCCCTCGCAGCCTCCTGTCCCGTGTCAACTAT ACTCGTCCTCCTGGAGCGTCTTCCAGCCTGACATCATCATCAGCGCTAGCGAAG GTTACCTGTGGTACCTTCACGTGAAGCTCACCCCCACCGTCAACCTGCTGAGTGACAAGGGCAAACTGATGGACTTGCTGTTGCGTCGCAGAGACTGCAAGATGGCCATCCTGTCCGTCTGCTCTCAGC TTCTGGAAGGTGAACAGAAGGGGAGTCTTCCTGTGGTGGCGACCGTCTTTGACAAGCTCAATCAGGTGTACAAGGACTTCCTGGAGGCGGAGCAAAGCTACACCGCG GCGATGGAGTCGGGGCCAGCGAGAGGCAGCGCCGCTCAGAAGCGACCAATCAGAACTCAAGCGGTCATCGACCAATCAGACATGTACACGCACGTCTTGTCTGCCTTTACGGAGAGAAAG GGTGCTAGCCACAAGTTCACCATTGCCGTATTGATGGAGTACATCCGCTCTTTAAACCATTTCCAGATCACCGTGCAG CATTATTTGTACGAGCTGGTCATCAAGACGTTGGTGCAGCACAACCTCTTCTACATGTTGCATCAGTTCCTCCAGTATCACGTCCTCACTGACTCCAAACCTCTG GCCTGCTTGCTTCTGTCTCTGGAAAGCACGTACCCACCTGCCCACCAGCTGTCACTTGACATGTTGAAG cGCCTGTCGACGGCCAACGACGAGATCGTGGAGGTTCTGTTGTCCAAGCAGCAGGTTCTGGCCGCAGTCAGGTTCATCCGCAGCGTTG GTGCTCATGACAACATGTCCGCCCGCAAGTTTCTGGATGCTGCTCGGCAGACTGGGGACAACATGTTGTTCTACACCGTCTTCAGGTCCTTCCAGCAGAGGAACCAGCGGCTCAGGGGAAACCCCGCCTTCAACACAG GAGAGCACTGCGAGGAACACGTGCTTCACTTCACTCAGCTGTTTGGTGAACAGGCGCTGATGAAGACCTCCACTGTCTGA